A part of Streptomyces sp. NBC_00557 genomic DNA contains:
- a CDS encoding cytochrome P450 has product MTAVPDPAGPEVSAPPEVGMDGGASLLAWLRRMRDEQPVWCDPEGRYHVFRHEDVQRITADPAMFSSDTVTRLSNGERQPPGGTLLLLDPPRHGKLRRLVSKVFTAKMISELAPRITEVATELLDGLAGADRFDLVEAFANPLPVIVISSMLGVPPADRPLFQVWADNLLTVNWETPEGAEVLGRTVQELDAYLRGHVAERRAREHDDLMSLLVRAEVDGERLNDEDVVSFAALLLLAGHVTTAVLLGNMLLTLDQEEGELGRLREERARIAPFTEEVLRLRPPFLKIERVPTAPVEIAGEKVPENTMVYLWLLSANRDERVFPEPDRFVPNRPNAKQLAFGHGIHYCLGAPLARMEGRIALDLMLDRYADIRVDRDSPLSYFDNRVNVFGLRQLPLTVRRA; this is encoded by the coding sequence ATGACAGCCGTGCCCGATCCCGCCGGCCCCGAGGTCTCCGCGCCGCCCGAAGTGGGCATGGACGGCGGAGCGAGCCTGCTGGCCTGGCTGCGGCGGATGCGTGACGAGCAGCCGGTGTGGTGTGATCCGGAGGGCCGCTATCACGTGTTCCGGCACGAGGACGTGCAGCGGATCACCGCCGACCCGGCGATGTTCTCCTCGGACACGGTGACCCGGCTGTCGAACGGCGAGCGCCAGCCGCCCGGCGGCACGCTGTTGCTGCTGGACCCGCCGCGGCACGGCAAGCTGCGCCGGCTGGTGAGCAAGGTGTTCACCGCGAAGATGATCAGCGAGCTGGCGCCGCGGATCACCGAGGTCGCCACGGAGCTGCTCGACGGGCTGGCCGGCGCGGACCGCTTCGACCTGGTGGAGGCGTTCGCCAATCCGCTGCCGGTGATCGTGATCTCGTCGATGCTCGGTGTGCCGCCCGCGGACCGGCCGCTGTTCCAGGTGTGGGCGGACAACCTGTTGACGGTGAACTGGGAGACGCCCGAGGGGGCGGAGGTCCTCGGCAGGACCGTGCAGGAGCTGGACGCCTATCTGCGCGGGCACGTCGCGGAGCGGCGGGCGCGCGAGCACGACGACCTGATGAGCCTGCTGGTGCGGGCGGAGGTCGACGGGGAGCGCCTGAACGACGAGGACGTGGTGAGCTTCGCCGCGCTGCTGCTGCTCGCCGGTCATGTCACCACGGCGGTGCTGCTGGGCAACATGCTGCTGACCCTCGACCAGGAGGAGGGGGAGCTGGGCCGGCTGCGCGAGGAGCGGGCGCGGATCGCCCCCTTCACCGAGGAGGTGCTGCGGCTGCGGCCGCCGTTCCTGAAGATCGAGCGGGTGCCGACGGCGCCCGTGGAGATCGCCGGGGAGAAGGTGCCGGAGAACACGATGGTGTACCTCTGGCTGCTGTCCGCCAACCGCGACGAGCGGGTCTTCCCCGAGCCGGACCGTTTCGTGCCGAACCGGCCCAATGCCAAGCAGCTCGCCTTCGGGCACGGCATCCACTACTGCCTGGGCGCCCCGCTGGCCCGTATGGAGGGGCGGATCGCGCTCGATCTGATGCTCGACCGGTACGCCGACATCCGGGTGGACCGCGACAGCCCGCTGTCCTACTTCGACAACCGTGTCAACGTCTTCGGTCTTCGGCAGCTGCCGCTGACGGTCCGGCGGGCCTGA
- a CDS encoding cytochrome P450 gives MAFEPKPPVIPTDRTCPFDPDPEYRRLREEDPISPLTFDIAPGRKDGWLVTRHEHVRAIMTDPRFSHRAELLALVASPPFEVENYDPKPSPPGSFVRMDAPDHTRYRRLLTGFFTVRKIQEYEPTLAGIIDGVLDEMAGLEPPVDLLPAFVQKVVYRSVHSVMGVPEEDIAELDRHFSAIMRIDYTLEEFVEHNTALDQTLARIVKELFAEPNDKLLGKLVKTGELTEEELANIAWITIGGALDTTPNMLGLGTFALLEHPEQLEKIRKRPELMERAVEELLRYLTISHMGASRVALEDVEIGGRKIEAGQTVVLSLPAANRDPEQFENPEVFDVTRPSRRHLAFGFGIHQCLGQHLARATLRLGYQKLFDRFPDLRLAVEPHEIPLRDKAMHYGVYALPVTWG, from the coding sequence ATGGCCTTCGAGCCGAAACCCCCTGTGATACCGACCGACCGCACCTGCCCCTTCGACCCCGACCCGGAGTACCGCCGGCTGCGCGAGGAAGACCCGATCAGCCCGCTGACGTTCGACATCGCGCCGGGCCGCAAGGACGGCTGGCTCGTGACCCGGCACGAACATGTGCGGGCCATCATGACCGACCCGCGGTTCAGCCACCGCGCCGAGCTGCTGGCGCTGGTGGCGTCGCCGCCGTTCGAGGTGGAGAACTACGACCCGAAGCCGTCGCCGCCGGGTTCCTTCGTCCGCATGGACGCGCCCGACCACACCCGGTACCGGCGTCTGCTGACGGGCTTCTTCACGGTCCGCAAGATCCAGGAGTACGAGCCGACGCTCGCCGGGATCATCGACGGCGTGCTCGACGAGATGGCCGGGCTGGAGCCGCCGGTGGACCTGCTGCCGGCGTTCGTGCAGAAGGTCGTGTACCGGTCGGTGCACTCGGTGATGGGCGTCCCGGAGGAGGACATCGCCGAGCTCGACAGGCACTTCTCGGCGATCATGCGGATCGACTACACGCTGGAGGAGTTCGTCGAGCACAACACGGCCCTGGACCAGACGCTGGCCCGGATCGTGAAGGAGCTGTTCGCCGAGCCCAACGACAAGCTGCTGGGCAAGCTGGTGAAGACCGGGGAGCTGACCGAGGAGGAGCTGGCGAACATCGCCTGGATCACCATCGGCGGCGCCCTGGACACCACCCCGAACATGCTGGGCCTCGGCACGTTCGCGCTGCTGGAGCACCCGGAGCAGCTGGAGAAGATCCGCAAGCGGCCCGAGCTGATGGAGCGGGCGGTGGAGGAGCTGCTCCGTTACCTGACGATCTCTCACATGGGTGCGAGCCGGGTGGCGTTGGAGGACGTGGAGATCGGCGGCAGGAAGATCGAGGCCGGGCAGACGGTGGTGCTGTCGCTGCCGGCCGCCAACCGGGACCCCGAGCAGTTCGAGAACCCGGAGGTCTTCGACGTCACCCGGCCCTCGCGCCGGCACCTGGCGTTCGGTTTCGGCATCCACCAGTGCCTGGGCCAGCACCTGGCGCGGGCGACGCTGCGCCTGGGCTACCAGAAGCTGTTCGATCGCTTCCCGGACCTGCGGCTGGCGGTCGAGCCGCACGAGATCCCGCTGCGCGACAAGGCGATGCACTACGGCGTGTACGCGCTGCCCGTGACCTGGGGCTGA
- a CDS encoding ArnT family glycosyltransferase: MPLTDRDRAVPPDGGPGRSGTAARTPAPRTPPERLPPFALAPVSCVAGVTAALLLLTARRFGYFSDELYFLAAGRHPAWGYADQPPLLPLLAHAIDSIAPGSLLWLRAPAAAATAGGVVFTALLTRELGGRRAAQTAAAGAYAVSPVMLQMGHLLITATPDIFLTTVSTWLLVRWVRTRRDRLLPLLGLTAAVSLQVKFLSAGFWAVLAVALLLAGPRALLLRPLLWASAAGALLTAVPGLLWQHRHGWPQLAMASVISREVAADEGGRSQFLPTVLSAAGLAGAVLLCAGLLRLLFAREARPHRFLGLTFAGLCACYLYVDGRPYYVAGLFPVLWAAGATALQGLRATRPRRWATGLAYVLSAALAVQVLPVYPVHRLTAPSADRLARESVGWPDLAASVARVHRALPPDVRRRALIITDRYDQAGALDRYGPALGLPRPYSGHRGYADLGRPTDDSAPVVFVGADARYLRRFFTHVARRGTVTNAEDVHNLNWGAPIWLCEGKRAPWRTLWPRLSHLDDHAAG, encoded by the coding sequence ATGCCCCTCACCGACCGGGACCGGGCCGTTCCTCCCGACGGCGGGCCCGGCCGTTCCGGGACCGCCGCTCGGACTCCGGCCCCCCGCACCCCACCGGAACGCCTGCCCCCGTTCGCCCTGGCGCCGGTGAGCTGCGTCGCCGGCGTGACCGCCGCGCTGCTGCTGCTCACCGCGCGCCGGTTCGGGTACTTCAGCGACGAGCTGTACTTTCTCGCCGCCGGCCGGCACCCCGCCTGGGGGTACGCCGACCAGCCGCCGCTGCTGCCCCTGCTCGCCCACGCCATCGACAGCATCGCGCCGGGCTCGTTGCTGTGGCTGCGTGCGCCGGCCGCCGCCGCGACCGCGGGGGGCGTGGTGTTCACCGCCCTCCTCACCCGGGAACTGGGCGGCCGGCGGGCCGCCCAGACGGCCGCCGCGGGCGCGTACGCCGTCTCGCCGGTGATGCTGCAGATGGGCCACCTGCTCATCACCGCCACGCCGGACATCTTCCTGACGACCGTCAGCACCTGGCTGCTGGTGCGCTGGGTCCGCACCCGGCGCGACCGGCTGCTGCCGCTCCTCGGCCTGACCGCCGCCGTGTCCCTGCAGGTGAAGTTCCTCAGCGCCGGCTTCTGGGCGGTCCTCGCGGTGGCGCTGCTGCTCGCCGGCCCGCGCGCCCTGCTGCTACGGCCCCTGCTGTGGGCGTCGGCGGCCGGCGCGCTGCTCACCGCGGTGCCCGGGCTGCTGTGGCAGCACCGCCACGGCTGGCCGCAGCTGGCCATGGCCTCCGTGATCTCGCGGGAGGTCGCCGCCGACGAGGGCGGGCGGTCGCAGTTCCTGCCCACGGTCCTGTCGGCCGCCGGACTCGCCGGAGCCGTACTGCTCTGTGCGGGACTGCTGCGGCTGCTGTTCGCCCGGGAGGCCCGCCCCCACCGCTTCCTCGGGCTGACCTTCGCCGGCCTGTGCGCCTGCTACCTGTACGTCGACGGACGGCCGTACTACGTCGCCGGGCTCTTCCCCGTCCTGTGGGCGGCCGGCGCCACCGCCCTGCAAGGGCTGCGCGCCACCCGGCCGCGCCGGTGGGCGACCGGCCTCGCCTACGTGCTGTCCGCGGCGCTCGCCGTACAGGTCCTGCCGGTGTACCCGGTGCACCGCCTCACCGCGCCCTCCGCCGACCGGCTGGCCCGCGAGAGCGTCGGCTGGCCCGACCTCGCCGCCTCCGTGGCCCGCGTCCACCGCGCCCTGCCGCCCGATGTGCGCCGACGCGCCCTGATCATCACCGACCGCTACGACCAGGCGGGCGCCCTCGACCGGTACGGCCCCGCACTCGGCCTGCCCCGGCCCTACAGCGGCCACCGCGGCTACGCGGACCTGGGCCGCCCCACCGACGACTCCGCGCCCGTCGTGTTCGTCGGCGCCGACGCCCGCTACCTGCGCCGCTTCTTCACCCACGTGGCGCGGCGCGGCACCGTCACCAACGCCGAGGACGTCCACAACCTCAACTGGGGCGCCCCGATCTGGCTCTGCGAGGGCAAGCGCGCACCGTGGCGCACCCTGTGGCCCAGGCTCTCCCACCTGGACGACCACGCGGCCGGATAG
- a CDS encoding ABC transporter ATP-binding protein — translation MTAPAIVADGVRKRYGDIQAVDGVSLRIETGEFYGILGPNGAGKTTTLEILEGVREPDEGRIELFGQSPWPRNLDLLTRIGVQFQASSFLDKLTTRETIRLFASFYRVGARQADAMLERVGLTEFGKVPADKLSGGQAQRLSIACGLVHDPEIVFLDEPTAGLDPQARRNLWDLLRDVNEEGRTVVLTTHYLDEAEVLCDRVSVMERGKVLRTGAPAALVRELDNMVRVSVESGLVTPDALRDLLKTAGVADATVEDDGVLLTVATVTPGPVLSVLADRGALRGLEVRGATLEDVFLQLTGREYRS, via the coding sequence ATGACGGCGCCGGCGATCGTCGCGGACGGCGTACGCAAGCGGTACGGGGACATCCAGGCCGTCGACGGGGTCTCCCTGCGCATCGAGACGGGCGAGTTCTACGGCATCCTCGGCCCCAACGGAGCCGGCAAGACGACCACGCTCGAGATCCTGGAGGGCGTCCGCGAGCCCGACGAGGGCCGGATCGAGCTCTTCGGGCAGAGCCCCTGGCCGCGCAACCTGGATCTGCTGACGCGGATCGGCGTGCAGTTCCAGGCGTCGTCGTTCCTCGACAAGCTGACGACGCGGGAGACGATCCGGCTGTTCGCGTCGTTCTACCGGGTCGGCGCGCGGCAGGCCGACGCGATGCTGGAGCGGGTCGGGCTGACCGAGTTCGGCAAGGTGCCCGCGGACAAGCTGTCGGGCGGGCAGGCGCAGCGTCTGTCGATCGCCTGCGGTCTGGTGCACGACCCGGAGATCGTCTTCCTGGACGAGCCGACCGCCGGCCTGGACCCGCAGGCCCGCCGCAATCTGTGGGACCTGCTGCGGGACGTCAACGAGGAGGGCCGCACGGTGGTCCTCACCACGCACTACCTCGACGAGGCGGAGGTCCTGTGCGACCGCGTGTCCGTGATGGAGCGCGGCAAGGTGCTCCGGACCGGCGCCCCGGCGGCGCTCGTCCGTGAACTCGACAACATGGTGCGGGTGAGCGTGGAATCCGGGCTCGTCACGCCGGACGCGCTGCGGGATCTGCTGAAGACCGCAGGGGTGGCCGACGCGACGGTGGAGGACGACGGGGTGCTGCTGACGGTCGCGACCGTCACGCCGGGACCGGTGCTGTCCGTCCTGGCCGACCGGGGCGCCCTGCGCGGCCTGGAGGTTCGCGGCGCCACCCTGGAGGACGTGTTCCTCCAGCTGACCGGACGGGAGTACCGCTCGTGA
- a CDS encoding ABC transporter permease → MSIEETTPRIAGTTAGEGGGAPGTGSGDAGRKDAGTGGEVPKGDRGGSGKDRLNPVRELSRTMILSVLRDKGTIFFLLIFPILFLLLFGTLFKSDGTAHIKVAQVGPVKVLDSLTAGQRDQLAKAATVTRVSDEKSALAKVRKGDYDALVEQHGGTVVLRYSAADSVKGASARATLNAVLEQANLAATGTPPTYTLRASQVEDESVKPIQYLTPGLMGWAIASSAVFSTALTLVTLRRKKILQRMRLSPIRAWEVVAARISMTMLMALTQTALFLVVATLPYFGLRLTGSWWLVIPLVMCGTLALMSLGLLIGSLTRTEESAGGLAQLLVLPMSFLSGSFFSLDNAPGWVQAVSYMMPLRYLVKGSEAVLSRGGGLSDALPTMGGMLAFTAVVTALTLRFFRWNEK, encoded by the coding sequence GTGAGCATCGAGGAGACGACCCCGCGCATCGCGGGGACGACGGCCGGCGAAGGCGGCGGCGCGCCGGGCACGGGAAGCGGGGACGCCGGACGCAAGGACGCCGGGACCGGCGGCGAGGTCCCGAAGGGCGACCGCGGCGGTTCCGGGAAGGACCGGCTCAACCCGGTACGGGAGTTGTCCCGGACCATGATCCTGAGCGTGCTGCGCGACAAGGGCACGATCTTCTTCCTGCTGATCTTCCCGATCCTGTTCCTGCTGTTGTTCGGCACGCTGTTCAAGAGCGACGGCACCGCGCACATCAAGGTCGCCCAGGTCGGCCCGGTGAAGGTGCTCGACTCGCTCACCGCCGGTCAGCGCGACCAGCTGGCCAAGGCCGCCACCGTCACCAGGGTGAGCGACGAGAAGTCGGCGCTGGCGAAGGTCCGCAAGGGCGACTACGACGCGCTGGTCGAGCAGCACGGCGGGACCGTCGTCCTGCGCTACAGCGCCGCCGACTCCGTCAAGGGCGCCTCCGCCCGCGCCACGCTCAACGCGGTGCTGGAGCAGGCGAACCTCGCCGCGACCGGCACACCGCCCACGTACACGCTGAGGGCGAGCCAGGTCGAGGACGAGTCGGTCAAGCCGATCCAGTACCTGACCCCGGGCCTGATGGGCTGGGCCATCGCCTCCAGCGCGGTGTTCAGCACGGCGCTGACGCTGGTGACGCTGCGCCGCAAGAAGATCCTGCAGCGGATGCGGCTGTCGCCGATCCGGGCCTGGGAGGTCGTGGCCGCGCGTATCTCCATGACCATGCTGATGGCGCTGACGCAGACCGCGCTGTTCCTGGTCGTGGCGACGCTGCCGTACTTCGGGCTGCGGCTGACCGGCAGCTGGTGGCTGGTGATCCCGCTGGTGATGTGCGGCACGCTGGCGCTGATGTCGCTGGGTCTGCTCATCGGCTCGCTCACCCGCACCGAGGAGTCCGCGGGCGGTCTGGCGCAGCTGCTGGTGCTGCCGATGTCGTTCCTGTCCGGCTCGTTCTTCTCGCTGGACAACGCTCCCGGCTGGGTCCAGGCCGTGTCGTACATGATGCCGCTGCGCTACCTCGTCAAGGGCAGCGAGGCCGTGCTCAGCCGGGGCGGCGGCCTGTCGGACGCCCTGCCGACGATGGGCGGCATGCTCGCCTTCACGGCGGTCGTGACCGCGCTGACGCTGCGGTTCTTCCGCTGGAACGAGAAGTGA
- a CDS encoding nitroreductase family protein has protein sequence MTEPLPLTAEELLTTTRSVRRGLDLDRPVDPELVKDCLRIALQAPNGNNRQNWRWIVLTDPALRADVAAVYRAAFHDRNAETLQRLSELPERTRAMMSGARLLAERLHRVPVLVIPCIEVPDGRLPEGNQAGLWASLLPAAWSYALAARSRGLVTAWTAVHLDREREVADLLGLPPTVRQGALLPTAHPLRTVFRPGPRRPLEEVLHLNGWQSGRS, from the coding sequence GTGACCGAGCCCCTGCCCCTCACCGCCGAGGAACTGCTCACCACCACGCGCAGCGTCCGGCGCGGACTGGACCTGGACCGGCCCGTGGACCCCGAGCTCGTCAAGGACTGCCTGCGGATCGCCCTGCAGGCCCCCAACGGCAACAACCGCCAGAACTGGCGCTGGATCGTCCTCACCGACCCCGCGCTCCGCGCGGACGTCGCCGCGGTGTACCGGGCCGCGTTCCACGACCGCAACGCCGAGACGCTGCAGCGCCTGTCCGAACTGCCCGAGCGGACACGCGCGATGATGTCGGGCGCCCGGCTGCTGGCCGAGCGGCTGCACCGCGTGCCCGTCCTGGTCATCCCGTGCATCGAGGTGCCCGACGGCCGGCTGCCCGAGGGCAACCAGGCGGGCCTGTGGGCCTCGCTGCTGCCCGCCGCGTGGAGCTACGCGCTGGCCGCCCGCAGCCGCGGCCTGGTCACCGCCTGGACGGCGGTCCACCTGGACCGCGAACGGGAGGTCGCCGACCTCCTGGGCCTGCCTCCCACCGTCCGCCAGGGCGCCCTCCTCCCGACCGCCCACCCCCTGCGCACCGTCTTCCGGCCGGGACCCCGCCGGCCCCTGGAAGAAGTTCTGCACCTCAACGGCTGGCAGAGCGGGAGGAGTTGA
- a CDS encoding ScbA/BarX family gamma-butyrolactone biosynthesis protein → MQYTRTLPRELVHRAAVAEVFLTDAERHGEDDVLLAAQLPRRHAFYHDTLADRARHDPMLLLEACRQGIFVVAHRYLDVPLGHKFLLRAVEFEVPDPAALVCGDHPTEAVIATRIEHRFRNRAGVTGLRLRFGMTVGDREALLARIDYSWMPPRAWTRLRAGQRGALGLPETPVALPGRRVEPARVGRRDPGNAVISAPRTGPDGTRTARLVPDTGHPALYDHWVDHVPGMLELEALRQLALTAAVDAGALSAPTALPVGLAARFRCFAEMDLPLECRTGPVLPGADIECSLHQPGAVAVEARLRLAEPGPARPTAGALAAPAAHGAV, encoded by the coding sequence GTGCAGTACACCCGGACCCTCCCCAGGGAACTCGTGCACCGCGCCGCGGTCGCCGAGGTGTTCCTCACCGACGCCGAACGCCACGGCGAGGACGACGTGCTGCTCGCCGCGCAGCTGCCCCGCCGCCACGCCTTCTACCACGACACCCTCGCCGACCGCGCCCGCCACGACCCGATGCTGCTGCTGGAGGCGTGCCGGCAGGGCATCTTCGTGGTCGCCCACCGCTACCTCGACGTGCCCCTGGGCCACAAGTTCCTGCTGCGCGCCGTCGAGTTCGAGGTGCCGGACCCCGCGGCCCTCGTCTGCGGCGACCACCCCACCGAGGCGGTCATCGCCACGCGCATCGAACACCGGTTCCGCAACCGGGCCGGAGTGACCGGGCTGCGGCTGCGGTTCGGCATGACCGTCGGCGACCGGGAGGCCCTGCTCGCCCGCATCGACTACTCCTGGATGCCCCCGCGTGCCTGGACCCGTCTGCGCGCCGGGCAGCGCGGCGCGCTCGGCCTGCCCGAGACGCCCGTCGCCCTGCCCGGCCGACGCGTCGAACCGGCCCGCGTCGGCCGCCGCGACCCCGGCAACGCGGTCATCTCCGCGCCGCGCACCGGCCCCGACGGCACCCGCACGGCCCGCCTGGTCCCCGACACCGGCCACCCCGCCCTGTACGACCACTGGGTCGACCACGTGCCCGGCATGCTCGAACTCGAGGCGCTGCGCCAACTCGCCCTGACCGCCGCCGTCGACGCCGGCGCCCTGTCCGCGCCCACCGCGCTGCCGGTCGGCCTGGCCGCGCGGTTCCGCTGCTTCGCCGAGATGGACCTGCCGCTGGAGTGCCGTACCGGCCCGGTCCTGCCCGGCGCCGACATCGAGTGCTCGCTGCACCAGCCCGGCGCCGTGGCCGTCGAGGCCCGGCTGCGGCTCGCCGAGCCCGGCCCGGCCCGCCCGACGGCCGGCGCCCTCGCCGCCCCGGCCGCCCACGGCGCCGTATGA
- a CDS encoding nucleoside-diphosphate kinase, with protein sequence MNPAHPTEPAHGIPVSPLLTCHPAKQRLYGADTYFQESHDQLAALTDDVTGFAHRHAALLLKPDAVVARRLEAAVDWLTEQRFRIVGAAVTRLTRTMIRSLWYFQWNLATPYRRRLAALFLEDADALVLLVRPEDEPVVPASVELTRLKGPTDPDARRPGQLRHLLGRYSYLLNLVHTPDEPADVLRELAVHFDDGTREQLFRSALAGEDRTAHALELTGRLYAATKPRDLDFDPAVERLRDTLSRHPGAAPGDATPRALLESAWERGVDLDPWDAVIVGSKVLPMRVPGRAPVLDGADAGTWRRHLDALRARHT encoded by the coding sequence ATGAACCCGGCCCACCCCACCGAACCCGCGCACGGCATACCCGTCTCGCCGCTGCTCACCTGCCACCCCGCCAAGCAGCGGCTGTACGGCGCCGACACCTACTTCCAGGAGAGCCACGACCAGCTCGCCGCCCTCACCGACGACGTCACCGGCTTCGCCCACCGGCACGCCGCGCTGCTGCTGAAGCCCGACGCCGTGGTGGCCCGGCGGCTGGAGGCGGCCGTCGACTGGCTCACCGAGCAGCGCTTCCGCATCGTCGGCGCCGCCGTGACCCGGCTGACCCGCACCATGATCCGCTCCCTGTGGTACTTCCAGTGGAACCTCGCCACCCCCTACCGCAGGCGGCTCGCCGCGCTGTTCCTGGAGGACGCCGACGCGCTGGTGCTGCTCGTCCGCCCCGAGGACGAGCCGGTCGTCCCCGCGTCCGTGGAACTGACCCGGCTCAAGGGGCCCACGGACCCCGACGCCCGCCGACCGGGCCAGCTGCGCCACCTCCTCGGCCGCTACAGCTACCTGCTGAACCTGGTGCACACCCCCGACGAACCCGCCGACGTGCTGCGGGAACTGGCCGTCCACTTCGACGACGGCACACGCGAGCAACTGTTCCGCTCCGCGCTCGCCGGCGAGGACCGCACCGCGCACGCCCTGGAGCTGACCGGCCGGCTGTACGCCGCCACCAAGCCCCGCGACCTCGACTTCGACCCCGCAGTGGAGCGGCTGCGCGACACGCTGTCCCGGCACCCCGGCGCCGCCCCCGGCGACGCCACCCCGCGCGCCCTGCTGGAGAGCGCGTGGGAGCGGGGCGTCGACCTCGACCCGTGGGACGCCGTGATCGTCGGTTCCAAGGTGCTCCCCATGCGGGTGCCCGGCCGCGCCCCCGTGCTGGACGGGGCCGACGCCGGCACCTGGCGCCGCCATCTGGACGCCCTGCGCGCCCGGCACACCTGA
- a CDS encoding SDR family oxidoreductase yields the protein MSDPMTVLVTGASGFVGAEVTARLTAAGHTVLPLMHRTAGLVRNNGRKVTPGRGAITPLAGDITRPGLGLSDEDRRLAAGADRIVHCAAVTDFGLPDERYESINVAGTRHVLDVALAHRTPLVHVSTAYVCGERDGVAREDELDVGQHPGNGYEKSKLTAETMVRKAAADGLPVAVVRPSIVTGASRTGHARDRKTIYPVLRVLTRGLVRTVPGHYDARLDLVPVDRVADLVTDATTRFEEAEGRTLHAVGHVLTLRDFSDVLAEYPSFHVPRFVPPSAFSAGALSDRERPYYDRVIALYATYFRRRVHFDDSQAAAFVRRPAATGARPYLRRLLDDCLATGYLGPAPGPEQTADRPDGSTHR from the coding sequence ATGTCCGATCCCATGACCGTGCTGGTGACCGGTGCCAGCGGATTCGTGGGTGCGGAGGTGACCGCGCGGCTCACCGCTGCGGGGCACACCGTGCTGCCGCTGATGCACCGCACCGCCGGCCTGGTCCGCAACAACGGCCGGAAGGTCACCCCCGGCCGCGGCGCCATCACCCCCCTCGCCGGGGACATCACCCGGCCCGGCCTCGGGCTGAGCGACGAGGACCGGCGGCTTGCCGCGGGCGCGGACCGCATCGTGCACTGCGCCGCCGTCACCGACTTCGGCCTGCCCGACGAACGGTACGAGAGCATCAACGTCGCCGGCACCCGCCACGTCCTCGACGTCGCCCTCGCCCACCGCACGCCGCTGGTGCACGTCAGCACCGCGTACGTGTGCGGGGAACGCGACGGCGTCGCCCGCGAGGACGAACTCGACGTCGGCCAGCACCCGGGCAACGGCTACGAGAAGAGCAAACTGACCGCCGAGACCATGGTCCGCAAGGCCGCCGCGGACGGACTGCCCGTGGCCGTGGTGCGCCCCAGCATCGTCACCGGCGCCTCCCGCACCGGCCACGCCCGCGACCGCAAGACCATCTATCCGGTGCTGCGCGTCCTCACCCGGGGCCTGGTGCGCACCGTGCCCGGCCACTACGACGCCCGCCTCGACCTCGTCCCCGTCGACCGCGTCGCCGACCTGGTCACCGACGCCACCACACGGTTCGAGGAGGCCGAGGGCCGCACCCTGCACGCGGTCGGCCATGTGCTGACCCTGCGGGACTTCTCCGACGTCCTCGCCGAGTACCCGTCCTTCCACGTGCCGCGGTTCGTGCCGCCGTCCGCGTTCTCCGCCGGTGCCCTCTCCGACCGCGAACGGCCGTACTACGACCGCGTCATCGCCCTGTACGCGACCTACTTCCGGCGGCGCGTCCACTTCGACGACAGCCAGGCCGCCGCCTTCGTGCGCCGGCCCGCGGCCACCGGGGCACGGCCCTACCTGCGCCGCCTCCTCGACGACTGCCTCGCGACCGGCTACCTCGGCCCGGCCCCGGGCCCCGAGCAGACCGCCGACCGACCCGATGGGAGCACCCACCGATGA